The Leptospira mtsangambouensis sequence AGAATATGGGGGAAGGGGTGCGAAGGATCGATGGCAAGTGGAGTGAGGATAGAGGACACTTCTCGTTTGTAATAATTTTTTACAAATTGGATGTCATCACCTGCAAGTTCGCTCGGATCTTGGACCACAACAATTTTGTTTGTTTTGAGTTCGACAAGGATCTCATCTAAGGCTTCGTATTGTCTTTTGACAAATTGTCCTACTTTGGAATAAAGTTCGGCCAAGGTTTCAGAAGTTCGTTTTCCGTTGAGGCTACGTTCTTCGATGCCTGCATTTTTTAAGTTGAGAAGGCCCGCAACCCGGACCATAAAAAACTCGTCCAAATTGGATTCAGTGATACAAAGAAATTTAAGGCGTTCGAGAAGTGGGTTTTCCTGATCAAAGGATTCTTCCAGAACTCGGTGGTTGAAGTCGACCCAGGAAAGTTCGCGGTCGAAGAAGATATTTTGGTTCCCCAGTTCTATTTTTTCTGTAGGGCTAGCAGTCATAATTCTAGGATTTGGGAAGGAAAAAATTCTGTAAATTCCTAATCCTTTTGTAGAAATCGACGACACTAGATTCAGAGGGATTTGGGACGATATGCCAGCATACACCATGCCGGGTCTAATGACTGGGCAAAATACAAACGATATCGTTAAAAAACTGGTCGAACTCGAACGCCGGCCCATCAAACGATGGGAAACCGAGAACGAATACGCCAAAGCACAGATGCAAATCTGGGGCGAGGTGAAAAATCTTTCCACCAACCTCCAAACCAAAACCCGAGCTCTTGTTTCCTTTACCGCTCCGTTTGCAACCAAATCAGTTTCTTCTTCGGAAGAAGGTGTGATCACCGGTGAGGCTTCTCGTGCCGCTAAGTCCGGAAACAGAGCCTTAGAAATTACTGAAATGGCAAGCAAACACCAGTTATCTGGTGTTGCAGTGGATACCGACATCCGAATGCCAGAAGGTAGTTTTACAATCTACTCCGGAAAATCCAAAGAAACAGTTACCTTTCCTGGTGGGGGACTGAGTGAACTCACAAATTCCATTAAAAATATGGCAGGGGGACTTGCGGACACATCCATCATTAAAATTGATAAGGATTCCTCCATCCTCACTGTCACTTCTGTAAAAACCGGCAAAAAAAATGAACTCCAATTTTCCGATCCCAATGGAATTTTGAAACTAGCAGGTCTAGTTGGTGAAAACAAGGTTAGTTTAGAAGACACAAAACAACTGTTATCTTTAGATGTTTCCAAATCAAAATTTTGGGACCTAACCAAGTTTAAAAAATCGGAAATCGAAACCGAAAAACTAATCCAATCCGAAGAAGGCATTACAATCAAACCTGATACTGCCTTTTCGATTCCTATCGCAGTGACAGAAATCAAAGAGAGAGCTTTTGTCGAAGTAGAAATCGTGGGAGAAGCTCCTGCTGTGATGGAGATGGGAATTGGATTTGAAAAAGAAGGAAGTGTTCGTAATAAATTCCTTCCCATCAACAAAACAGAATCCAAATACATTTTTTTAGCTGGTGATTTTGCCAGTGATAAAAATTTGACTGCTATCATTCTTTCCAATGCGGCAACCACTCCGGTTCTGATTAAATCAGTAACTCTTGTAACTCCTCCAGCACCGGGAACGGCTGAACCATTAAAAGTATTACAAGAAGGGAAAGACCTTAAAATCAAAATTGATGGTGTGGAAATCACTCGTGAATCCAATGAAGGAATTGCGGATGTATTGGAAGGAATTTCGTTTAATGTTCATAAGGTGACTGAAGAACCAGTTACATTAAAAATTCATGTGGACCATGCAAAAGGTTCTGCCCTCATCAAAGAATGGGTGGATGCTTACAATGAACTCATGAAGTTTTCAAAGGAAGTCACTTCTGTTGAAAAAAATGGAAAGATCTCTGATAAAAAAGAAAGTGATGATTCCAAATCGGCAGACATCTCGCGTGATTTTTGGGACAACAAGTCCAAATCTGGGATCCTTGCCGGTGAAAACGCTATCTTAAGACTGATTGCTTCTTTAAAAACAACAGCAAACTCGTATTATCCGGCAACCAAAGACAATGGATTTCGAGTACTAACCGACATTGGAATTTCCACAGGAGCAGTGGGATCCAACTGGGAAAAAATCCAAGACGGACTTTTGCAAATTGATCAAGAAAGACTGATTGCTGTCCTGTCTGAAAATCCAGATGGGGTGCGGGACTTATTTGCCTCCGATCCAAATAACGATGCAAAGATGGAAGAAGGAGTAGGAATTCGCCTACTCGAAATTCTCAAACCTTATAACCAATATGCTTCTGGAATTGTCACAAGCAAAGTGAAACTTCTGGAAGAAAGTGTCGCAGGAAATAATAAAAAAATCAAAGAACATGAGTCTCATCTCATTAGTTTTGAAGCCAAACTGAAACAACGGTTTCTCTACATGGAACAAGGTGTGGGGAAAAACAAATCGGTTGGGAACTATTTACAGAATAATATGTTTAGAGGGAACGGTGGGGAATGATGAATATTTATATCAACGAACAACAATTAGATACTAAATTAGATGGCGAAACAAACCTCGGCCAAGTTTTGGATGAAATTCAAAAGTGGATTGAATCCAATGGAAAGTATCTTCGCCATTTCACTGTGAATGGGAAAGAATTAAATCGTTCCGATCTGAATGCTGTGGGTGTGGATGAAACAGAACGTCTGGATCTATTTGTAGGTGAAGAGTTGGATGTGATTGAAGACAGCCTTTGGGAAGTCGACAACTACGTTGATAAGGTGGGAAGTACCCTTGTGGGCCGTGATTCTCTGACGGAAAAAGAAACAGAGGATTTGAAGGAAGGAATTCCTTGGATCATTTCCATGATTCGCACCACTACGAAACTTTTGAATTTAAACTTAAACCTCATCCAACCAATGGGGAAAGGCAAAAACGTAGAAGAAATTTTAGAATCTTTGCAAAACGGATCTGAAGTTTTAGATTCTACAAAAGCCATCGAAACTTTTTTAGAAGACCTTCGGGATGTAAAACTTTTCCTTATGGATCTTAGCACTCGTCTTGCAGTGATGCGTATGGATGAAAGCGAACTAGTTGAAATCATTTCTCGTTTTGTTGAAGACAAAGATAAAGTCATCAAAGACTTTATGTTGGTAAATGAAAACTTCCAATCAGGGAAAGATCATTTGGCTTCTGAGATTTTGAATGATGCTGTTGGCCGTTTAACGGGTCTTATGTCGGCACTTGTGTCAGTCCAAACTCGTCATGCGGAACTAGATTGGCAATCCCTTGCCATTGAAGATAAAAAACTTTCAGATGTGATTGTTAGTTTGAATGAAACATTGTCAAACATTGCATCGGCTATGGAAAAAAATGATATTGTTTATGCTGGGGATATTTTGGAATATGAACTTCCTGAATTACTCAGTGACTTCATTCCTTTCCTTTCTCTTGTTTTAGAAAGAGTCGCAGTTTAAGGATTTGGTTCTTTGGGGAATCGGGTGGCAATCCGGTTCCCAAGTCCAAACAAAACTCCCACAGAAAACACAACCCCTCCCCAAATCAAATTTAGATTCCAACCCAGAGATTTTTCATACATTGGATCGGACCAAGTCCAAACTCCATAAAGAGATAAAATGAGTCCGAGGATCAGAAACAGAACCGCCAGAATGGAAGATAAAGAAATCATGGCGAAATTCTATCGGAAGAACGAGTGAGATACAAGTAAATATTAAAAACCAAACCGTTGACAGAATGTTTGTCTGTAGTTTTCTTTTCTGATATGGCTTTGTTTTTGGACTTGGACAATACACTTCTTCCTTCGAAACCGGCATACGAATTTGCCATTGGAGAATGCGTAAAAGATTGGAACGAACGAAAGTTAGGTGGTGATTTTCTTTCTTTATATGAAGCGGCTAGAAAAAAAGTAAAAAACCAACTAGAAGGCCATAGTTCCAACCGTTTGCGGTTACTTTGTTTTAAGTTGATGTTGGATGTTGTTAAAAATCAATCTAACTTAAAATTAGAAGATGTAACCAATCTAACGGCCCAAAGTGGATTCCAAACAAAAGACATAGTTGATGTTTTGTGGATGGAAGAAAGATACCATTTTCATTTTTTGTCTTATTTGAAAACGGAAGCCAAAAAAGAAATCTATCAAACCAAACTATTTCCTAAACTCGTGGCCTTATCCGAACGGTTCCCAATTTTTTTAACCACCAACGAAACTTTAAGAACTCAATTATTAAAGGTATCTTCTTTTTTACCGGATTCTTTTCGTTTTACTTTGATCACTTCTGAAGAAGTGGGATTTGAAAAACCATCCACAAAATTTTTCTCTTATGTATTAGAAGCGACCAAAGAAAATCCAGCGGATTGTATTTTGCTTGGAGATAATTGGGAAGATGATGTTCTGGGAGCCAACCGACATGGCATTGCAAGCATTCACATTCCTACAATGTGGGGGGATGGTGCGGGTGTAGCGGAGTATCCTTTTGAATCTTCGGCACCGATTTGGACAGCACCGAATACAGTTCTTGCTTTAGATTTTGCTGAATTATGGCTTCACAAGCGTCAAAAATAAAGTATTGTTCCAGTTGATGGTTCTAAAACTCAGAACAAAAATTAGTTTCGTAAAATAATAATAAGCTAACTTTAAATAAACGGCAAGTTTACTTTTGCTTCCTGATACAGAAAGGATGGGCATGAGCACTTTGTATTTTGGTTCAATAAATCCACATTGTTTTCCTAGTTCTGCCAATGTGTGCATTTTGTAATTGTTCACATGGTCTTTGGCTTCTAAGTAATGAACTCCTTCCTGCATCCCTTTTAGTTTTACCTTTAGATTTGCTTTTGCTAGTTGGATCGGAAAATTCGGAGTTTGTAAAAATAGAATTCCACCGGGTTTCAGGAGTCCGTGTAGGTAAGTGAGTAAAGAATGTGGTTTGGGAATGTGTTCGATCACGTCCCAAAGTGTGATGATATCAAAACTTTCATTCGGTAGTTTGGAATCCTGGACAAGACCTGCATAAACCGTTTTCATTCCATTTTGTTCGTTGGCAAATTTGACAGCTTGTTTGGAAATTTCATAACCAACGGCAGACCAACCTGGTTTTTTGGTAAGCACTGCCTTCACAAAAAATCCAAGCCCACAACCCACATCGAGAAGGTTTCCTTTCTCCTGTTTTAAGTAAGTTGAAATGAAATCGGAATACACAGCTCGGTGTGCATCATCCCACCATTTTAAATCATAGGTTTGTTCTGCTCCGTCCCAATAACCTTCGTAATGTTCTTCTTGTTCATAAGAGGAATAGACATGACCACAGTTTTTACATTCTAAAATGGGGGTTCCATTTTCATTGAAAACGGTTTTGGAGTCGGAAGATTGGCAAAGGATACAAGATTTCATGGTCTGAGAGTCAGTCTAAATGATGAGAACAAGGGTCAAACTAAAAAACCTTGATCCGGCTTGCCAACATTCATGGTGAAAAAAACATGGGGTGAGATAAGAGAGGATAAAATGAAAATCAACTTCACCAAAATGGAAGGAATTGGAAATGACTATGTGTATATCGATGCCACGAAAAACGATATTCGTTTGAGTCCAGAACAAATCCAAAAACTATCCGACCGCAATTTCGGAATTGGTGGAGACGGGGTGATTTTTATTCGTAACTCAAAAACCGGTGAGTTCCAAATGGACATGTACAACTCGGATGGAAGTTCTTCCGAGATGTGTGGGAACGGAGTCCGTTGTGTCGGAAAATTTGTTTTTGACCATGGTCTGACTAAAAACCAAAAGCCAACCATTGAAACTGGTAAAGGTGTTCTCACCCTCGACCTAAAAACAGGAAACAATGGCAAAGTAGAAATGGTAACTGTGGATATGGGTGAACCCATCCTCAAACCATCCCTTGTTCCCATTGTATGGACAGGTGACGAACCAGTCATCAACCAAGTCTTGGAAGTCCAAGGAAAACATTATCATTTTACAGCTGTTAGTATGGGGAACCCACATTGTGTGATTTATGTGGACGATGCCGATGCCTTCCCTGTGCGGGAGATTGGACCCCTCATTGAAAACCACCCACTTTTCCCAAGAAGAGTGAACGTGGAATTTGTATCGGTTCGGGGAAAGGACCATCTTTACCAAAGGACTTGGGAAAGAGGAGCAGGGGAAACCTTGGCTTGTGGGACAGGAGCCTGTGCTGTGACAGTTGCTTCCATCTTAAATGGTAAAACTGGACGATCCGTAAAAATTGATCTTCGTGGTGGAACTCTCAATATCGAATGGAAAGAAAACGGATCGGTGATGATGACTGGGCCTGCGAAGGAAGTGTTTTCTGGAGAAGTAGAAGTTTAAATAAATCAAAATTAGGCTACTCGATATTTGGGTAGTCTTTGTTTTGCGTAATCGCGTATCAGTCAAAAAGTGTTTTTTCTTTTTGTAAAATTTCTTTAATTTGAATTTCAAGAACTGGAATTTTGTTTTTAACAAGATCCCAAACAATATCGTAATCTACGATAAAATTTCGTTATAAATATGTTTAATGTAATCTATGTCAGACTTCAATTAGAACTGACTCACTTTCTAGAGAAGTTTTAAGAGAACCCGAGATAGAATCAGTAGTCAATAGATCAACTTTTACGTTAAAGAGGTCTTCCAATAAAAAAGTTAGATCAATGTAATTATCAAAACTTTTCATTCCAGGTTTGAATTTAACTAGGAAATCAATATCGCTATTTTGATTTGCTTCATTTCTTGCGACCGATCCAAAAAGATGAATCGTCTCCACTCCTAATGAATCCAGCTCCTTTTTGTAATTTTTTAAGGAATTTTGAATAGAGTCTGAATCTAAAAATTCAACCGTCGCCATATCTCAAAATCTATCGATTTTTTCTAAAAGTCAAGCCATTGAATGTGGGTGGTTTCGCTCTTTCTTTGGTATTTTTCTCAAAATTAAATAAAGTGTAACAAATGAACCGATGCCCTGAGATAATCATTTAAGGGATTAAGCGTAACAAAACTGTATGCGAAACCAATCGGGATTCGATTACTTTTTTAAATAATCTACTTTTTGTAATTCACCCATTCTGCGTTTGGTTTCGTTCGAAACTTCCACCATACCCTTGTCAAGCGGTAGGTGAGCATAGTTTTCGTATTTGATCACTTCCCCAAACACAACATTGATTTTTTTATAAACCACACGGCGTTTGATATCACAAACTTCTTTTGGCATCCCCATAAAGGCACGTACCAATGGTGGGATGGGATAGTCTGTGACTGTTTCTTCATCGGGAATGATGACTGTGGGAAGGATGTCCACTTTGTTCCGAAGGCTAAAGGCAGCAAATCCCGAATGGAAATTGGCGAGTGGGGCAGAAAAATCATTTTGCACCATATAGTCATGGCCTTCAGGAAAAATTCCTAACACGTCTCCATTTTTAAAGACCTGTTGTACCTTTTTGATACTGGCCATAGAGATATTGCCATCGATGGCCATAGGAATGGTTCCTGTTTTTTCCACCAGATCTTTGAAGAGAGGAATGCGAGTGGTATACTCAGCAGCGATCCAAGAAATGAACCGAGGGAATACCGAACCAATCACAAAGGGATCCATATCACTTCTATGATTGCAAGTGAGGATGAGTTTGCCATTGGGTACAATGTTATGGTAACCGTAGACTGTTGTGTTTACCGCCAAATTGAAGAACGGAGTGACAAACTTTTTGATGTTCTCAACATTCTTTTTGACTTGGTCTACGGTGTTTTCCATTTCATTCTCCTAAGATTTTTTGCCACCAAGATTTGGTAGAAGGGTCTCCGGTGGGAGTTCTTGTTTCCTGGTTCATTCCGCTACCAGTATTGGACTCTCTCGGATCAGTGGCGAGAGGCTCTCTCCGTTTTTTTCCTAGATGAGGGCTCGGAACGGTTCTTTTAATCTCTTCTAGCTCTTTTTGAGCAGATACATTCGTTTTTAAAAATGCACGGATCTCATCCCATTGGGGATCAAAATCATTTCCGTACATGGCATAATTCATAAGATCAATACGATCAAAATCGGGCATGTTCAAGATTGAAAGTGATGCCCTGACAAATTCAATCCAATTTTTATTTGGGCACTCTAGAATGGGGGAGGGCAGTTCCGAAAATATAAAGGTGAGAGATAGAATCGAGTCCAAGAGACATAAGATCAAAAAAACAAACCAGAACACATCCTTATTGCCACCGAATGTAGTGCCCTTCCCTCTACTTCCGAATAAAGAGAAAATTTTCCATCTTTGCGAAGATTTGTTTTGCGAGCCGGGTGACGAAAGGGAAGCATAGAAATGATGGCAAAACGACTCATCCTTTTATCTGTATTTTTCCTGTTCTTTCAAAACTCAATGTGTTTGAAACTTTGGATTGTTTCTTCCAAATACCGCACCACGGAAGACGCAAGAGACCACAAAACCTACCAAAAAACTCGAAGTTTTCTAAAAGCAAAACAATGGTTGGAATACAAATTAGATCCTGAACTTTCCAAAATCGAATTGGAAAACCAGGATACGGGCGAACTCAAAGGCATTGGTCTGATTAAATGTTACGTTCCCTATGGAATTGGGGAAGTGGATGCCAATGAACATGAATTTGAATACGTAGTTAAAATTCGAGATGGGCATGCAGAGATGCAGATCAACAAAATCTTTTCTTTCATTCGTGATCCGAATGATATTGTCCTAAATTATGGACCAAAAAATGAGAAGGTTGCTAAAATTACCATTAGGTCTTGTTTTAGGCCCTTGATGGATGATTTTTTTGAATTTATTAAATAACGGAAAAGATTAATATCCGAGCGGGTTTCCCACAGTGGTGCCCGTAGATCCGTAAGTATTGGTTCCCGTTGCAGAATCAGTCAGCCCATAGTGGTTTAGATTATTCGAATTTCCATTGTTAGTGGATGAACTGGAGGAAGAACCAGAAGAATTCGATGAAGAATACCCGCCTTGCGTTCCATCTCCCTCTAAAAGGTCTAAGATGTCTTGGGTATTTACCAACTTGATTTCGTTACACGAAACCAAAGAAAGGCAAAACAAAAATATTCCAAATGCAAACTTCATTCCAACCCCATTTTGCAAAGTTTTCAAATTTGGTTCAACCATTTTATTCGGCCTCTGAATAAGAATAAATCCTTTCTTTGGTCTCTCTCCCTTTCAATTCATATTCACCCTCGGACTGTAATTTGGATCTAATGTTTTCTGGTAGAAGGATAGATGTGTTTTCAGTGAGAAGAAGATTTTTCTTTAAACCTTTACAAAGTCCTTCCACTCGAGAAGCGGTATTGACTGTATCTCCAATCACTGTAAATTCCATTCGATTGGCAGATCCGATATTTCCGACAAGAAGGCTCCCTGTATGGATTCCAATTCCCATCTTGAGTTCGGTAAGTCCTTCCTTTAAAAATTGAGCATTGAGTGAATCTAAATTTTTCTGCATTTGCAGAGCCGTTGCAAACGCACGTTCGGCGTGGTCTGCCATTGGCATAGGTGTCCCAAATACGGCAAGGATGGCATCCCCAATGAATTTATTGATAAAACCACCATGGATTTCAATGGCATTACTCATTTCTTGAAAATAACGGTTGAGGATGTACAAAACTTCTTCCGGTTTTCTTTTTTCCGAAAGTGTAGTAAAATCTCTGAGGTCTGAAAACAATATTGAAGCTTCTACCACTTTTCCACCTAAACTATGTTCATTGGAAAGTAAATAATCTCTGACTCTAGGATCTACAATTCGACCAAATGTATCTTTGATCCTTTCTCTTTCCGCAAGTCCTTCCGCCATTTCGTTTACCGCATCACCCAGTAGTCCGAGTTCATCGGAGCTAAAAATTTTTACCCTGGTATCAAACTTTTGTTCTTTGATGAGTTCTGTTGCTTTTTCAATTTGATTGAGTGGATGTTGCAGACTGGATGCAAATGACATTGCAAAAGCAAAGGAAAAAACAAGCATAATGGCGATGACTTCAAATAGAACATCGTTGTGAACAAGTTCATGTAAATTAAAAATGTTTTGGCCTGTCCTGAGTAAAATCCCAAAGATCAGAAGTACGATGGGAAAAAGAGTTGAGGCGGCCCAAAAAATAAATTGTTTTGTGACAATTGAGAATTGTTTACCGTGTGCATATTTTCCAAGTCCACCCTCCGGAAATACACAAGGTATGATCAGGAGTTTATTTAAGTAAGTGGTTGTGGCGTAAGAGAAGGCAAAGGCAAATAAACCCCAAAATCCGAATAAAATAGAAACTGTAACGATACTTTGGTGAGGGGCTTCTGGAAAAAGTGCGTCGATACGACATACACTTAAAAAATTGGAAATCTCCCAACCGATAAATCCTAAGATACTAATTGTTAATGGTGAGTGAACAATTCGGTGGCGAGCCCTTTCTTCTGAGATAAAGTTACAACCTTTGGTAGAAAAAAGAAATTTTGCAATTGGTAAACTATAAAAGAATAAAATGAGGGTAATGATGGGGAAAGGTGCCCAAGTGAATATAGCGAGTGTTAGATCATTTTTGATTTGAGTGGCTTCGAATAACGCTAAGAACTGGTCAGGCAAAAAAGCAGAGGCAGTATAGTTGGCAAATAAAAGTGTAAACAAACAGGCACAAAAAGGAACAATAAAATAGATTAGTAAAAAGGCAATGAATTGTAGAGTGCGACCTGGTTTCATCATGATAATTCTTCCTTAAGGAGAGTGCCTTTTTGTTTTCGTTTCAATAAGATTCTTTGAACCTGGATGTGTTTTTTGTCAGTGAGTGGGAAAAACAAAAAGAGAATGGAACCAAAAATAAAAAAGAATCCAACTCCAGGTCCAAAAATCATCGCAAGACGAAATCCTACTTCTTGTGATTGCGTAGGTGCTCCATTTTGAAATCCAATCATATCCAGCAAAAATCCAGTGATGGCAATTCCAAAGGCTTGTGAAAATTTAACACCCATCTTCCAAATTCCAAAATACAATCCTTCTCGTTTTTCTCCTGTTTTGAATTCATCGTAATCGACTACATCAGTTAAGATGGAATCCATGATGAGGATGGATCCGGCACAGATTCCTCCGATAAAAGCTACTATGAGTGGAGGTCTTAATTCTCCATAAGGAAACAGGGGATAGGCGATGACAGTTAGAACTCCTAGACAAAAAACTCCGAGAAATGCAGGGATTTTTTTCCCAATTTTTTTAGCGATCCAAACCCAAAATCCAATCGAAAGGAGAAGAACTAAAAAAAATGGAAGTAGGATATTGATGACAACCAAAGATTCTTTGAGCCCCAAACGAAATTCATAGTAGTAAAGTGCAATGGCGGAATTAAAGGTTCTTCCGATGGTTGCGATGATAAAGGCAAAAAGCAAAATGAGAAACATTTTGTTTTTTAAAACGGATATAAATGCTTTAAAGAATGGGGTTTTATTTTCCTGTTTTTCTTTAGTTCTGTCTTTTCCTTTCGTCACAAGAAATGTAATGATGGAAGAAATCAAAATAACTATAGAAACAATTTCTCCTGCCGTAGTGCGAGAGAGAATGATATTTTCTTTGGAAGATTCATCACCTAAAGATTGTAAAATGGCAGCAGGAACAATCATTCCAACGAGCATACCTATGTTACTAAAGAACAATCTCCATCCAAAAACAGAAGTCCTTTCATTTCTTTCGAAACTCAATTCTCCTCCTAAGGCAATATGAGGAACGGAGATTATGGTCATGGCTGTGTTTACAAATAGATAAACTGACAAAAGGTAAGAAAATTTTCCTATTTGTGTTGTTAGGTGAGGAGGAGAAAAGAGCAGTAGGACTGCAAGCGATAGTAAAACTCCACCAAAAAGGATATAAGGTCTTCGGCGTCCCCATTTGGAATGCGTATGATCCGAAATTCTGCCCATCAGAGGGTCACTGACAGCATCCCAGATCACAGAAATGGAAAGAGCAATCCCGGCCAAACTAGAATTTAGGCCTACAATTTCAGTGTAAAATTTAAGTAGATAGATTTGTGTGAATAGTTGAACGGCTGTTATGCCAGTTTCTGCCAATCCATATCCCATTTTTATGGGGAGTTTTAGTTTTGTTTGGTTCATTCCTGGACTCAAGTATTTGACGGTAGGAACTGTAAATCTGGGGAAGAAAATTCTAAACTTTAGATGAATTCAGTTTTTATCTAGGAAAGTTTTTT is a genomic window containing:
- a CDS encoding lysophospholipid acyltransferase family protein, which encodes MENTVDQVKKNVENIKKFVTPFFNLAVNTTVYGYHNIVPNGKLILTCNHRSDMDPFVIGSVFPRFISWIAAEYTTRIPLFKDLVEKTGTIPMAIDGNISMASIKKVQQVFKNGDVLGIFPEGHDYMVQNDFSAPLANFHSGFAAFSLRNKVDILPTVIIPDEETVTDYPIPPLVRAFMGMPKEVCDIKRRVVYKKINVVFGEVIKYENYAHLPLDKGMVEVSNETKRRMGELQKVDYLKK
- a CDS encoding adenylate/guanylate cyclase domain-containing protein gives rise to the protein MKPGRTLQFIAFLLIYFIVPFCACLFTLLFANYTASAFLPDQFLALFEATQIKNDLTLAIFTWAPFPIITLILFFYSLPIAKFLFSTKGCNFISEERARHRIVHSPLTISILGFIGWEISNFLSVCRIDALFPEAPHQSIVTVSILFGFWGLFAFAFSYATTTYLNKLLIIPCVFPEGGLGKYAHGKQFSIVTKQFIFWAASTLFPIVLLIFGILLRTGQNIFNLHELVHNDVLFEVIAIMLVFSFAFAMSFASSLQHPLNQIEKATELIKEQKFDTRVKIFSSDELGLLGDAVNEMAEGLAERERIKDTFGRIVDPRVRDYLLSNEHSLGGKVVEASILFSDLRDFTTLSEKRKPEEVLYILNRYFQEMSNAIEIHGGFINKFIGDAILAVFGTPMPMADHAERAFATALQMQKNLDSLNAQFLKEGLTELKMGIGIHTGSLLVGNIGSANRMEFTVIGDTVNTASRVEGLCKGLKKNLLLTENTSILLPENIRSKLQSEGEYELKGRETKERIYSYSEAE
- a CDS encoding MFS transporter produces the protein MNQTKLKLPIKMGYGLAETGITAVQLFTQIYLLKFYTEIVGLNSSLAGIALSISVIWDAVSDPLMGRISDHTHSKWGRRRPYILFGGVLLSLAVLLLFSPPHLTTQIGKFSYLLSVYLFVNTAMTIISVPHIALGGELSFERNERTSVFGWRLFFSNIGMLVGMIVPAAILQSLGDESSKENIILSRTTAGEIVSIVILISSIITFLVTKGKDRTKEKQENKTPFFKAFISVLKNKMFLILLFAFIIATIGRTFNSAIALYYYEFRLGLKESLVVINILLPFFLVLLLSIGFWVWIAKKIGKKIPAFLGVFCLGVLTVIAYPLFPYGELRPPLIVAFIGGICAGSILIMDSILTDVVDYDEFKTGEKREGLYFGIWKMGVKFSQAFGIAITGFLLDMIGFQNGAPTQSQEVGFRLAMIFGPGVGFFFIFGSILFLFFPLTDKKHIQVQRILLKRKQKGTLLKEELS
- a CDS encoding DUF4468 domain-containing protein gives rise to the protein MMAKRLILLSVFFLFFQNSMCLKLWIVSSKYRTTEDARDHKTYQKTRSFLKAKQWLEYKLDPELSKIELENQDTGELKGIGLIKCYVPYGIGEVDANEHEFEYVVKIRDGHAEMQINKIFSFIRDPNDIVLNYGPKNEKVAKITIRSCFRPLMDDFFEFIK
- the fliD gene encoding flagellar filament capping protein FliD is translated as MPAYTMPGLMTGQNTNDIVKKLVELERRPIKRWETENEYAKAQMQIWGEVKNLSTNLQTKTRALVSFTAPFATKSVSSSEEGVITGEASRAAKSGNRALEITEMASKHQLSGVAVDTDIRMPEGSFTIYSGKSKETVTFPGGGLSELTNSIKNMAGGLADTSIIKIDKDSSILTVTSVKTGKKNELQFSDPNGILKLAGLVGENKVSLEDTKQLLSLDVSKSKFWDLTKFKKSEIETEKLIQSEEGITIKPDTAFSIPIAVTEIKERAFVEVEIVGEAPAVMEMGIGFEKEGSVRNKFLPINKTESKYIFLAGDFASDKNLTAIILSNAATTPVLIKSVTLVTPPAPGTAEPLKVLQEGKDLKIKIDGVEITRESNEGIADVLEGISFNVHKVTEEPVTLKIHVDHAKGSALIKEWVDAYNELMKFSKEVTSVEKNGKISDKKESDDSKSADISRDFWDNKSKSGILAGENAILRLIASLKTTANSYYPATKDNGFRVLTDIGISTGAVGSNWEKIQDGLLQIDQERLIAVLSENPDGVRDLFASDPNNDAKMEEGVGIRLLEILKPYNQYASGIVTSKVKLLEESVAGNNKKIKEHESHLISFEAKLKQRFLYMEQGVGKNKSVGNYLQNNMFRGNGGE
- a CDS encoding methyltransferase domain-containing protein, which codes for MKSCILCQSSDSKTVFNENGTPILECKNCGHVYSSYEQEEHYEGYWDGAEQTYDLKWWDDAHRAVYSDFISTYLKQEKGNLLDVGCGLGFFVKAVLTKKPGWSAVGYEISKQAVKFANEQNGMKTVYAGLVQDSKLPNESFDIITLWDVIEHIPKPHSLLTYLHGLLKPGGILFLQTPNFPIQLAKANLKVKLKGMQEGVHYLEAKDHVNNYKMHTLAELGKQCGFIEPKYKVLMPILSVSGSKSKLAVYLKLAYYYFTKLIFVLSFRTINWNNTLFLTLVKP
- the dapF gene encoding diaminopimelate epimerase gives rise to the protein MKINFTKMEGIGNDYVYIDATKNDIRLSPEQIQKLSDRNFGIGGDGVIFIRNSKTGEFQMDMYNSDGSSSEMCGNGVRCVGKFVFDHGLTKNQKPTIETGKGVLTLDLKTGNNGKVEMVTVDMGEPILKPSLVPIVWTGDEPVINQVLEVQGKHYHFTAVSMGNPHCVIYVDDADAFPVREIGPLIENHPLFPRRVNVEFVSVRGKDHLYQRTWERGAGETLACGTGACAVTVASILNGKTGRSVKIDLRGGTLNIEWKENGSVMMTGPAKEVFSGEVEV
- a CDS encoding nucleotidyltransferase family protein, coding for MATVEFLDSDSIQNSLKNYKKELDSLGVETIHLFGSVARNEANQNSDIDFLVKFKPGMKSFDNYIDLTFLLEDLFNVKVDLLTTDSISGSLKTSLESESVLIEV
- a CDS encoding HAD family hydrolase, with product MALFLDLDNTLLPSKPAYEFAIGECVKDWNERKLGGDFLSLYEAARKKVKNQLEGHSSNRLRLLCFKLMLDVVKNQSNLKLEDVTNLTAQSGFQTKDIVDVLWMEERYHFHFLSYLKTEAKKEIYQTKLFPKLVALSERFPIFLTTNETLRTQLLKVSSFLPDSFRFTLITSEEVGFEKPSTKFFSYVLEATKENPADCILLGDNWEDDVLGANRHGIASIHIPTMWGDGAGVAEYPFESSAPIWTAPNTVLALDFAELWLHKRQK